AGAATGGACCTTTGGATACACCAAAAGATGGTCTAGTTTGGCCATTTTCCCGGCTCTTTTGTGAATATCAAAGGGATCGCCGACTTCTACCAGGAGAGGACCAATGGCATGCAGTCCTCTCCTTTGTCCCTTTACTGTGTACTCATAATAGGTCGTTCCCCGCGGAGCTATGAAGGATACATGTTTAAACAAAGCCGGTCGCGCAAGATCCGGGGAGACTCGTTCATGTAACATTACAAAGGGTAAGGGAACCAGAGTCGGATTATGCACTTCAAGCTTGATTTGTGTGGTATCCCCATAGAATATTTTGTTATCCGATAGCTCACGCCGGATCACCAAATGGGATAGGGCGTAATCTATAAGCCGGGGCAAGGCTGCATACATCAAGAGTAAGGTGTAGAGCAGAAGATAGATAAACTTACCCTGGTAGAAAAGAGCCACTATGACAATCAGGGAAAGATATATCATGTATTGACCCATGGTGTCTCCTCCGAACTAAACTAATCGAATATATCCTATTTCTATACCGTTGTATCTAGGTCCTCCAAAAAACACGTCTCATTAAATAAACGCAACTCGGGTCGATCGTGGTTGACCACCACAATGCTTAAAGAGGCATTAGCGGGCTTAAGACGAAACACATACTCATTCTTGATCCCAAGTAGGTAGGAGAACAGAGCAATCATTAATCCCCCATGAGTAACCATGACCGCCGTCTGTCCTTGGGACATGGATCCAAGCACTATCTCCCATGCCTTTCTAGCACGGCTACGTACTTGAAAGAAGTACTCCCCCCTACCCGGTGCATAGGAAAAGGGACGCTTCTGCCATTTTGCAACCTCGTCAGGATACTGATCACTC
This sequence is a window from Limnochordia bacterium. Protein-coding genes within it:
- a CDS encoding histidine phosphatase family protein, with the translated sequence MTTQSGKRVLIVRHGETAYNLQRRYQGQKDIPLTSRGLAQASALAKYLEDEPIHYVFSSDLSRAEDTAWLIAKGKNLTVVILEELRERTYGAWEGMTFEEMSDQYPDEVAKWQKRPFSYAPGRGEYFFQVRSRARKAWEIVLGSMSQGQTAVMVTHGGLMIALFSYLLGIKNEYVFRLKPANASLSIVVVNHDRPELRLFNETCFLEDLDTTV